From the genome of Naumannella halotolerans, one region includes:
- the msrA gene encoding peptide-methionine (S)-S-oxide reductase MsrA produces MIFRHFAPAMVTAEQALPGRDTPVLSPIPKHLYYGIALDEVPAGSQVIGLGMGCFWGAERLFWQTEGVTNTAAGYQGGYTPNPTYEEVCSGRTGQAEVVKVAYDPQTVGLAGVLKVFFENHDPTQGFRQGNDVGTQYRSIILTTSEEQAAQAQRILDLYQERFTAAGHGEITTEIVPANEFYFAEDYHQQYLLKNPGGYCNHGPNGVSCPIGVLRQDELPAQTDIVPPSAD; encoded by the coding sequence ATGATCTTCCGCCACTTCGCCCCCGCCATGGTCACCGCCGAGCAGGCACTACCGGGGCGCGACACCCCGGTCCTGTCGCCGATCCCGAAGCACCTGTACTACGGCATCGCCCTGGACGAGGTGCCGGCAGGATCCCAGGTGATCGGTCTCGGCATGGGCTGTTTCTGGGGTGCCGAGCGCTTGTTCTGGCAGACCGAGGGGGTGACCAACACCGCGGCCGGCTATCAGGGCGGCTACACCCCGAACCCGACCTACGAGGAGGTGTGCAGCGGACGCACCGGGCAGGCCGAGGTGGTGAAGGTCGCCTACGACCCGCAGACCGTGGGGCTGGCGGGGGTGCTGAAGGTCTTCTTCGAGAACCACGATCCGACCCAGGGGTTCCGCCAGGGCAACGACGTGGGTACGCAGTACCGCTCGATCATCCTCACCACCTCCGAGGAGCAGGCCGCGCAGGCGCAGCGGATCCTGGATCTCTACCAGGAGCGCTTCACCGCAGCCGGCCACGGTGAGATCACCACCGAGATCGTGCCGGCGAACGAGTTCTACTTCGCCGAGGACTACCACCAGCAGTACCTGCTGAAGAACCCGGGCGGCTACTGCAATCACGGCCCGAACGGTGTCAGCTGCCCGATCGGCGTGCTGCGCCAGGACGAGCTGCCGGCACAGACCGACATCGTACCGCCGTCGGCGGACTGA
- a CDS encoding efflux RND transporter permease subunit, whose translation MRQLTRLSLANRAVIVLLCLTIVGVGLFSAANLRQELQPNINYPAAFISAQYQGASPEVVERDVSEPLETAVRGVSNVTTVTSTSNSGSSMVQVEWEFGVDGTAMRNDLQGAIDQIRSTLPENVDPQVTTVDLNALPVLQYGVSSDMDTDQLAEELDEIVVPALNQISGVGSSQVTGQTVKEVVITLRQDDLDEKKVDPSQIQEVFAAYGAQIPGGQLDDAGRQVNVQIGKTLTSVDEVRDLWLQGTEDPVQLKDVADVEDVATEENSIFRVNGEPALGLQVTKTTDGNTVEVANAVKDALPGLSEQLSAPVEFTIMFDQAPYIEDSIKDLATEGALGLVMAVLVILVFILAVRPTIISALSIPLSLLMALIALYVGGFTLNLFTLAALTISIGRVVDDSIVVIENIERHRDAGEEFGVPMIVKAVGEVAGAIGASTFVTAAVFLPVAVVGGVIGELFRPFALTAAIALIASLIVALTIVPVLAYWFMRPATRPAEPTADELELMGPTKARRRQAQLERFDAKAAKREARAERRIAKAEERQRADTEKIETKLAAKQTALVEKLQAKGSSEAYINASVAKLRSKYPTGNSLADDHDANESRETALQRGYLPILRWTLRHPIVTSIAAVLIFILTIGLTPFLRTDYLGSTGENTLSITQELPAGTDMEETDAKSLPVEEALNANPEVETYSTSITGNTGEVDLLSGGGGANMVTYSVTLNEDADTTAVTNQVREELTAIPDAGEITVNGTGSTTSQELSVQVTGADPEALAEGTRQIEDLMKGLDGLTQVSSDLAEQTQILQVNVDEDAAAGYGMSQGTVGPAIAEAIGGTTLGQMQVNEGEQDVILRSGDPITTKQQLEDLELPVTQKQTADAQQAEQDDITEQQEAEADRQAAETERQADEQEQALIDQQAEMDDQIDEMISQIDEARTAASQASAGTGTGGGGQLPTSPEEAIEAVEEAARAQAEAQAQAQVEAQAQADAQVEALEEQLAQLREQRDELDDQLAEAREQRAESAAATDLQEELTQRSEDLADITGDPIQVKDVAEVEEVSSQAEITRIDSRRSVTVSGLPTGSDLGTITAALTTGLDSVELPDGVTASIGGVAQDQAESFNQLGIAMLVAIAMVYIIMVATFKSLLQPLILLVSIPFAATGAIALLLITQTSLDIAAMIGLLMLIGVVVTNAIVLIDLINKYRAQGASVDDAVIQGARLRLRPILMTAAATICALIPMFLGLTGGGVFISRPLSVVVIGGMISSTLLTLIVVPVLYHLLEAFRERRNRGQTLPRQRPEEDQPTHSLGELFDDGPGTAPAKG comes from the coding sequence GTGCGCCAACTGACCCGGCTCAGCCTCGCCAACCGTGCTGTGATCGTCCTGCTCTGCCTGACGATCGTCGGTGTCGGGCTCTTCTCCGCCGCGAACCTGCGGCAGGAACTGCAGCCGAACATCAACTACCCGGCAGCATTCATCTCCGCCCAGTACCAGGGCGCGTCGCCCGAAGTGGTCGAACGTGATGTCAGCGAACCCCTGGAGACGGCGGTACGCGGGGTCAGCAACGTGACCACCGTGACCTCGACCTCGAACAGCGGTTCGTCGATGGTGCAGGTGGAATGGGAGTTCGGGGTCGATGGCACCGCGATGCGCAACGACCTCCAAGGGGCGATCGACCAGATCCGCTCGACGCTGCCGGAGAATGTCGACCCGCAGGTCACCACCGTGGATCTGAACGCGCTGCCGGTCCTGCAGTACGGCGTGTCCTCGGACATGGACACCGATCAGCTCGCCGAGGAGCTCGACGAGATCGTCGTACCGGCGCTGAACCAAATTTCCGGGGTGGGTTCGTCCCAGGTCACCGGCCAGACCGTGAAGGAGGTGGTGATCACCCTGCGGCAGGACGACCTGGACGAGAAGAAGGTCGACCCGAGTCAGATCCAGGAGGTCTTCGCCGCCTACGGTGCGCAGATCCCCGGCGGGCAGCTGGACGATGCCGGCAGACAGGTCAATGTGCAGATCGGCAAGACCCTCACCAGTGTCGATGAGGTACGCGACCTGTGGTTGCAGGGCACCGAGGACCCGGTCCAGTTGAAGGATGTCGCCGACGTCGAGGACGTGGCCACCGAGGAGAACTCGATCTTCCGGGTCAACGGGGAACCCGCCCTGGGTCTGCAGGTGACCAAGACCACCGACGGCAACACCGTCGAGGTGGCCAATGCCGTCAAGGACGCCCTGCCCGGATTGAGCGAACAGCTCTCCGCCCCGGTCGAGTTCACCATCATGTTCGACCAGGCCCCCTACATCGAGGACTCGATCAAGGACCTGGCGACCGAGGGCGCCCTGGGCCTGGTGATGGCGGTGCTGGTGATCCTCGTGTTCATCCTCGCCGTCCGGCCGACGATCATCAGCGCCTTGTCGATCCCGCTGTCCTTGTTGATGGCGCTGATCGCGCTGTACGTCGGCGGTTTCACCCTGAACCTGTTCACCCTGGCGGCGCTGACGATCTCGATCGGCCGAGTGGTGGACGACTCGATCGTGGTGATCGAGAACATCGAGAGACATCGCGACGCCGGTGAGGAGTTCGGCGTACCCATGATCGTCAAGGCGGTCGGTGAAGTGGCCGGCGCGATCGGCGCATCGACCTTCGTCACCGCAGCCGTGTTCCTGCCGGTGGCCGTGGTCGGTGGAGTGATCGGCGAGCTGTTTCGCCCCTTCGCACTGACCGCGGCGATCGCCCTGATCGCGTCCCTGATCGTCGCGCTGACCATCGTTCCGGTGCTCGCCTACTGGTTCATGCGACCGGCCACCCGACCGGCCGAGCCGACCGCCGACGAGCTCGAGCTGATGGGCCCGACCAAGGCTCGCCGTCGCCAGGCCCAGCTCGAACGGTTCGACGCGAAGGCTGCCAAGCGCGAAGCCCGCGCCGAACGCCGGATCGCCAAGGCCGAGGAACGGCAGCGGGCCGACACCGAGAAGATCGAGACGAAACTGGCCGCCAAGCAGACCGCGCTGGTCGAGAAACTCCAGGCCAAGGGCAGCTCCGAGGCCTACATCAACGCCTCGGTGGCCAAACTGCGGTCGAAGTACCCGACCGGAAACTCCCTGGCCGACGACCATGATGCCAACGAATCCCGGGAGACCGCCCTGCAGCGCGGCTACCTGCCGATCCTTCGCTGGACCCTGCGGCACCCGATCGTCACCTCGATCGCCGCGGTGTTGATCTTCATCCTGACCATCGGTCTGACACCGTTCCTGCGTACCGACTACCTGGGCAGCACCGGGGAGAACACCCTCAGCATCACCCAGGAACTGCCTGCGGGTACCGATATGGAGGAGACCGACGCGAAGTCGCTGCCGGTCGAGGAGGCCTTGAACGCGAACCCGGAGGTGGAGACCTACTCCACCTCGATCACCGGCAACACCGGCGAGGTCGACCTGCTGAGCGGTGGCGGTGGCGCGAACATGGTCACCTATTCGGTCACCTTGAACGAGGATGCCGACACGACCGCGGTCACCAATCAGGTACGCGAGGAGCTGACAGCGATCCCCGATGCCGGTGAGATCACCGTCAACGGCACCGGCAGCACCACCTCCCAGGAACTGTCGGTGCAGGTGACCGGCGCCGATCCCGAGGCACTGGCCGAGGGGACCCGACAGATCGAGGATCTGATGAAGGGCCTCGACGGGTTGACCCAGGTCAGCAGCGACCTGGCCGAGCAGACCCAGATCCTGCAGGTGAATGTGGACGAGGACGCCGCCGCCGGGTACGGCATGAGCCAGGGCACCGTCGGGCCGGCGATCGCCGAGGCGATCGGTGGCACCACGTTGGGGCAGATGCAGGTCAACGAGGGTGAGCAGGATGTGATCCTGCGCTCCGGTGACCCGATCACCACCAAGCAGCAGCTCGAGGATCTGGAGCTCCCGGTCACCCAGAAGCAGACGGCCGATGCCCAGCAGGCCGAACAGGACGACATCACCGAACAGCAGGAGGCCGAAGCGGACCGGCAGGCCGCCGAGACCGAGCGTCAGGCCGATGAGCAGGAGCAGGCGCTGATCGACCAGCAGGCCGAGATGGACGACCAGATCGATGAGATGATCAGCCAGATCGACGAAGCACGTACCGCCGCGTCCCAGGCGTCGGCCGGTACGGGCACCGGTGGCGGTGGGCAACTGCCGACCTCTCCGGAGGAGGCCATCGAGGCCGTCGAGGAGGCTGCCCGGGCCCAGGCCGAAGCGCAGGCCCAGGCCCAGGTCGAAGCGCAGGCCCAGGCCGATGCACAGGTCGAGGCCCTGGAGGAACAGCTGGCCCAGTTGCGCGAACAGCGCGATGAACTGGACGACCAGCTGGCCGAGGCACGCGAACAGCGCGCGGAGTCCGCGGCGGCGACCGACCTGCAGGAGGAACTGACCCAGCGTTCGGAGGATCTCGCCGACATCACCGGTGACCCGATCCAGGTGAAGGACGTCGCCGAGGTGGAGGAGGTCAGCTCCCAGGCCGAGATCACCCGGATCGACAGCCGCCGGTCGGTGACCGTCAGCGGTCTGCCCACCGGCAGCGACCTGGGGACGATCACCGCCGCGCTGACCACCGGTCTGGATTCGGTCGAGCTGCCCGACGGTGTGACCGCCAGTATCGGTGGTGTGGCCCAGGACCAGGCGGAGTCGTTCAACCAGCTCGGGATCGCCATGCTGGTGGCGATCGCGATGGTGTACATCATCATGGTCGCGACCTTCAAGTCGCTGCTGCAGCCGTTGATCCTGCTGGTCTCCATCCCCTTCGCCGCCACCGGTGCGATCGCCTTGTTGTTGATCACCCAGACCTCACTGGACATCGCCGCCATGATCGGCTTGCTGATGTTGATCGGAGTGGTGGTGACGAATGCGATCGTGTTGATCGACCTGATCAACAAGTATCGGGCGCAGGGGGCATCGGTCGACGATGCGGTGATCCAGGGTGCCCGGTTACGTCTGCGACCGATCCTGATGACGGCAGCGGCGACCATCTGTGCGCTGATCCCGATGTTCCTCGGGCTCACCGGTGGCGGTGTGTTCATCTCCCGTCCGCTGTCGGTGGTGGTGATCGGCGGCATGATCAGCTCCACCCTGCTGACGTTGATCGTGGTGCCGGTGCTGTACCACCTGCTGGAGGCGTTCAGGGAGCGTCGCAACCGGGGCCAGACCCTGCCCCGGCAGCGCCCGGAGGAGGACCAGCCGACGCACAGCCTGGGCGAGTTGTTCGACGACGGCCCGGGTACCGCACCGGCCAAGGGCTGA